Proteins encoded by one window of Rhodamnia argentea isolate NSW1041297 chromosome 6, ASM2092103v1, whole genome shotgun sequence:
- the LOC115727023 gene encoding TORTIFOLIA1-like protein 4, giving the protein MSSRKKSPSPSPPPPPPTRDLKSRVISCLNRLSDRDTLALATSELESIALNLTNDSFSSFLSCIHNTDDASRSPVRRQCVNVLALLSRSHGDALSPHLPKIVSIITRRLRDADSAVRLACVAAAAAVAAKVTRPPFSLLMKPLMETLAAEQDANSQIGAAMCIAAAVEAAPEPEVEVLRRALPRVAKLLKSEGFKGKAAAMGMIGSIVGVSGVVNKGILDWLVPCALEFLSSEDWNARKAAAEALGRVAAVAERELVVEHKASCVKCLESRRFDKVKMVRETMNRTLELWKEVADLCEDGSAVSHSLSSPSGSGIADCLPALSKSLQDISVTTPEPKKQINRSSPSNSLSSLSKNFTRKEIPLKYSDKSSPISSALDQARSTDSKVQIAHPLSTSLKLDHKHDIKITETRVLETGECDEKKDTKGKVRRALFGKNEDDKVQKSVASKSGSRVVPFDDLKDSDLSAAVRDEEMEDLSLIRKQLAQIENQQSSLFDLLQNYIGRSQSGMNSLETRVHGLEMAIEEISYDIALSTGRFPNVDSADYTCCKLPGTEFLSSKFWRRAEGRCSTTRLSSSDGVPLTTVLHGISNKSVAENHELGSQRVHNQYSGSSVVHQEADVQSNSRESFESCLNKTSKRMVLSTERMQFHMANGINGSSSGSFGALGNLRSRLSA; this is encoded by the exons ATGTCCTCCCGCAAGAAGTCTCCGTCTCCAAGTCCGCCACCACCGCCTCCGACTCGAGACCTCAAATCTCGAGTCATCTCCTGCCTCAACCGCCTCTCCGATCGCGACACGCTCGCTCTCGCCACCTCCGAGCTCGAGTCCATCGCCCTCAACCTCACTAACGACagcttctcctccttcctcagcTGCATCCACAACACCGACGACGCGTCTCGGTCGCCGGTCCGCCGCCAGTGCGTCAACGTCCTCGCCCTCCTTTCTCGCTCTCACGGGGACGCCCTGTCTCCGCACCTGCCGAAGATCGTCTCCATCATCACTCGCCGCCTCCGCGATGCCGACTCGGCCGTGAGGTTGGCCtgcgtcgccgccgccgccgccgtggcGGCGAAGGTCACGAGGCCTCCGTTCTCGTTGCTGATGAAGCCTTTGATGGAGACGCTCGCGGCCGAGCAGGACGCGAACTCGCAGATCGGCGCGGCGATGTGCATCGCGGCAGCGGTGGAGGCGGCGCCGGAGCCGGAGGTGGAGGTGCTGAGGAGGGCGTTGCCGAGGGTTGCGAAGTTGTTGAAGAGCGAAGGCTTTAAGGGGAAGGCAGCTGCAATGGGGATGATAGGGAGCATTGTAGGCGTTAGCGGAGTGGTGAATAAGGGGATTTTGGATTGGCTCGTGCCTTGTGCGCTGGAGTTTTTGAGTAGTGAGGATTGGAATGCGAGGAAGGCGGCAGCAGAGGCGCTGGGGAGAGTCGCCGCCGTGGCGGAGAGGGAGCTGGTGGTGGAACACAAGGCTTCCTGCGTAAAGTGCTTGGAGAGTCGGAGATTCGACAAG GTTAAAATGGTTCGGGAAACAATGAATCGCACTTTGGAGTTGTGGAAGGAGGTTGCAGATCTTTGCGAAGACGGCTCAGCCGTTTCTCACTCCCTGTCTTCTCCATCCG GTAGTGGCATCGCTGATTGCCTGCCTGCCTTGTCAAAAAGTTTGCAAGACATTAGTGTTACAACTCCTGAGCCAAAGAAACAGATCAACAGGTCATCTCCGTCGAATAGTCTGTCGTCTCTGTCCAAAAATTTCACCAGAAAGGAAATACCCCTAAAGTACAGTGATAAAAGTTCTCCCATCTCATCTGCTTTGGATCAGGCGAGATCGACTGATTCGAAAGTTCAAATTGCACACCCACTCTCAacctccttaaagttggatcaCAAGCATGACATTAAGATAACTGAGACCAGAGTTTTAGAAACGGGAGAGTGTGATGAGAAGAAAGACACTAAAGGAAAAGTGAGACGTGCTCTCTTTGGTAAGAATGAGGATGACAAAGTTCAGAAGTCTGTAGCATCTAAATCTGGTTCTCGTGTGGTGCCATTTGATGATCTGAAGGACTCAGATTTAAGTGCTGCGGTCAGAGATGAGGAAATGGAAGACTTATCATTGATCCGAAAACAACTTGCACAAATTGAAAATCAGCAGTCCAGTCTGTTTGACCTCCTTCAG AATTATATTGGAAGATCTCAGAGTGGGATGAACTCTCTGGAGACTCGTGTGCATGGTCTAGAGATGGCAATAGAGGAGATTTCATATGATATAGCATTATCCACTGGAAGGTTTCCAAATGTGGATAGTGCAGACTACACTTGTTGCAAGTTGCCTGGTACAGAATTCTTGAGTTCCAAATTCTGGAGGAGGGCAGAAGGCCGGTGTTCAACCACAAGATTATCTTCTTCTGATGGTGTCCCATTGACAACTGTGTTGCATGGTATTAGCAATAAAAGTGTTGCAGAAAATCATGAACTAGGGAGTCAACGAGTACATAACCAATACAGTGGATCATCTGTTGTGCACCAGGAAGCGGATGTTCAAAGTAATTCCAGGGAAAGTTTCGAGTCATGTCTAAACAAAACATCGAAGAGGATGGTCCTAAGCACTGAGAGAATGCAATTTCACATGGCCAATGGGATAAATGGGTCTTCATCTGGTAGTTTTGGGGCATTGGGAAATCTGCGTAGCAG